The window GATTTTCTCGATTTCGTTGATCTGGCAACGTTTGAATGTCGTTCGGTTTTTAACACCCACCAGTTCTCGTACAGTGATAGTACGTCCCGGTGAAACGAACCGCAGACAGCGACGAATACGCCGCGTTTGCGTGCGGACTTACTTACATCACTTAACCGCTGTTGATCGTCCCACGAAAACAGGCGTTCGTTGTATCTAACGAATCCATTAAACTGTCCTCGACTTGTGTAAGGCGGGTCAGCAAAGACGACGTCTCCGTTCTGCATACGATCGATGCTCTTGGCGAAGTCGCAGCACTCCAATTCCGCCGCCGCAAATAGACTAGATGCTGCCAAAACGTCTGACTTGCAGCATATCTGTCGGCCTGAGTCGCCGAACGGGACGTTAAATTCCCCACGTTGGTTGAGGCGATAAATACCACCCCAGCACGTTCGATTCAGAAATAAGAACTTTGCGGCTTTCCCTACCGCAGTTCTGGGCTTCGATCTGCGAATGCGGTAGTAACAGTCTTCCTCATTCGAATTTCGTTGAACCGCTGCGACAACCTGCTCCGGAGTATCAATACACTCACGATAGAATGCGATTAGCTCCGCATTTGAATCTGACAGTAACGCTGCCGGAGGCTTCAGCTCAAGATAAGTGGCGCCGCCCCCTAAAAAGGGCTCGCAATAGGTGCCAGTAAGCTCCCTTGCCAACACTGGAGCAATGAATGGCGACAACCAACGCTTACCACCAGGCCATTTTAAAATTGGCAGAACGCGAGGAGGTACCTGGCTATTCACGATTGCGTTCCAAAACAGAATGATCTCGTATCGTGTATTGCCAGTAAGTTCCGTTTGGCTGAACGTCCGAAACACGGTGACTGTCTGGAACAACGTACATTACTGCGCCAACACCTGTTGACATCGCCCTCAATGCCAATGCCAGCGAATGAGGCTTTGATCCACAGCAAGCGTAGATGCAAGTTTCGAGCCCCAATTTCTCAACCGACGCTGCGTCTAAACTTCGCCAAGCAGACACAGCATCCGCTGCGTGCGCCCTTACGATGTCTCTATCGGCAATATTGAAATCTCGCGTTAACTTTCCGTTGTTTAACGCTACTTCGTCGGCGTAATCCGGCTGAACGGGTGGATCAGGGTACAAAACTGCCACTCGGTCTGGCTCCGCTTTTGTAATCAATCTCTGAGTCTTTGCTCCTTCAAAACCAATCGAGACTACGTAGAGGCGTTTGTTTTGAGGCTCCCATTCACCTTCCAAGCACGGGATTGCAACTGCGTCCCATCCACCTTCAGTGAACCACTCCACGGAATTGCCAGAAAGGTTTCGATATCTCCCTTCGGAATAACCAAATGTAATAGCTTCCAGGAGTCCATGTTTGATCCCATATGCAAGAATCCCGAGCGAGAAGTAACGCGGGATCGTAGCCAGGTCGACGAAGATTTTGAGCGGTCTCTTGTGATTTGAGAACGTTTTATCGAGTTTATCGACGATGAAATCCCAAGTGCTTTCGAGGTCTCGCGAGTCATACCGGGCAGTGACTAAACCTTCGCAAATTGATGAAAGGTGATCCTCCAATTTTGCATCGTGCGCGTCACGAAGACCAAGCGAGTCACGCTTCTCGAATAGTAGAAGCAAACCGGCCTCAGATTCAATTCTGTTCGACTGAGCAATCACCGCGCAACGACGGTCCCAACTTGACGAGGCGACAAGCAAATCGTACTTGCCCGTGTATACGTCTTCCAAGTTGGTCGATTTGCATGCAGTCGCACCCAAAAACGATCGGCGAAAGTTAAAGGACATCGCTGTCATCGAATACAAATCCAGAGGCGTCATCGGTTGGCCAAAGTGTCATCTGTGCTGAATCGCTACCAGGCTCGGAAATGCGTTTCCCTATTTGCTTGGCAAGCAAAATTAAGTCATCGTCATCCGGCGTCTCAAGCATTTTGATGACGTCACCCTTCTTGATCACTACCGGGTAATACGCACCTCGGTAAGAAAACCCGAACGAAGGTGCCATCGATGCGTGAACTCGAAATCCAAGTATTCTCTGACCTTCAGATTTTACTCGAATGAACCCTGCTTCATTCGCATCTTTCAAGACGTCGAATAGGAGCGGATTCTTGTCTTCGGGCCCAATAGGCTCTGAGAACTGGAAAATGCCGCGTTCAGAGGATCGCAAGTGAATGACGGTACCCTTTGTGCCTTGTTGAAGCACCGCGGCGAGCGCTCCTAAGCAATAGGTTAGACGCCTGACGTTCTCGGGCTTCGAAACCTCGATCCCTGAACTGATAGATCGCTTCTTGTTATCACTCGCAATGTGTATCGCATCACTTTGGAGCTGCCAGTCAACGGTACCGTTCACGAAGTCTACGAGACCACCTTCAAAACTCTCAAATATTTGATGCATCTGTGAGAGGTAGTCGCGTACACAGCTGTCGCTGATTCCAATCACCATATTCGCGAAGGCATACGGGATCTTTCTAACTTTCAGTTCCCGACAAATTGAGAGATACGATGCAACGAACTTTTTGCGAAATTCCTGGCTTGCTTGCCTTCTTTTTGCGTTAGATTCGTTACCGGGAGGCGGCGTCAATTTAAGAACATCTGCGAGATGCGCCTCGATATATGGCGGAACAGAAAGGCTTTCCCCATCTTGAAGCCACGGCGAGATTCGGAATCGCTCCGCCAGCTTTTCCAGTGCTTTCGCTT of the Neorhodopirellula lusitana genome contains:
- a CDS encoding DNA adenine methylase, whose product is MFRTFSQTELTGNTRYEIILFWNAIVNSQVPPRVLPILKWPGGKRWLSPFIAPVLARELTGTYCEPFLGGGATYLELKPPAALLSDSNAELIAFYRECIDTPEQVVAAVQRNSNEEDCYYRIRRSKPRTAVGKAAKFLFLNRTCWGGIYRLNQRGEFNVPFGDSGRQICCKSDVLAASSLFAAAELECCDFAKSIDRMQNGDVVFADPPYTSRGQFNGFVRYNERLFSWDDQQRLSDVSKSARKRGVFVAVCGSFHRDVLSLYENWWVLKTERHSNVARSTKSRKSVCECIVFSRKPVEPVAGLDRITGDFIASVPHHD